From a single Miscanthus floridulus cultivar M001 chromosome 8, ASM1932011v1, whole genome shotgun sequence genomic region:
- the LOC136473836 gene encoding small ribosomal subunit protein uS4m-like — translation MPALRFKTCHLLPGNVRNRELSLIQRRILRRLRNKRRSIKRNLSQRENLNSNIKSQTTRKLSLYYGDLPIREIHRGRERTSYIPFLLNQETRSDVILVRLRFSDTLPQARQPISHRRVCLNNGLVTITHFKVSHGDLISFKENDARTRGEEIRRSFYIDILVGKIIGKFLLVRIWRRTKTEWFRLLTTQRGCRLLLKSGFLQELRSYMQEEDLERTKKFGSAKVCLGSSFAEHNRMKRNLFHFKYFFLWKRRKEEEELIRTIGEAEWKRRKEEEEGVEEILKVIEENENRKRAISPFVYTKKLYRNSTYCSGSPFTRKIRIKRIELPTHYSEVNHRTLKAVVSYGPNIGHIPHDIRLKDPNLPLQSENGRGQNI, via the coding sequence ATGCCTGCATTAAGATTTAAAACGTGCCATCTACTTCCAGGAAATGTTCGGAACAGAGAACTTTCTCTAATCCAACGCCGCATTCTCCGAAGATTGAGGAACAAGAGGAGATCCATTAAAAGAAATCTTTCTCAGAGAGAAAATCTAAACAGTAACATCAAATCACAAACTACACGAAAGTTATCCCTTTATTATGGGGATTTACCCATAAGGGAGATCCACAGAGGAAGAGAACGAACTTCATATATCCCTTTTTTACTCAATCAAGAAACAAGATCGGACGTGATTCTGGTTCGTCTCCGTTTTAGTGACACTCTTCCTCAAGCAAGGCAGCCGATAAGTCATCGAAGGGTTTGTTTGAATAATGGACTGGTAACCATTACTCATTTTAAAGTTTCCCATGGTGATCTAATATCTTTTAAAGAAAATGACGCGAGAACCCGCGGTGAAGAAATAAGGAGATCTTTCTATATCGACATATTAGTTGGAAAAATCATAGGCAAATTCCTACTGGTCAGAATCTGGAGAAGAACAAAAACAGAATGGTTCCGCTTACTCACAACTCAGAGGGGATGCCGCTTACTACTCAAATCCGGGTTTTTGCAAGAGTTGCGTTCTTATATGCAAGAAGAAGACTTAGAAAGAACAAAGAAGTTTGGATCCGCAAAAGTATGCTTAGGCAGTTCCTTCGCTGAGCACAACAGAATGAAGAGGAATTTGTTTCATTTCAAATACTTCTTCTTATGgaaaagaaggaaggaggaagaggaATTGATAAGAACAATAGGGGAAGCGGAATGgaaaagaaggaaggaggaagaggaaggggtAGAGGAGATCCTCAAAGTTATCGAGGAAAACGAAAACCGAAAAAGAGCAATAAGCCCTTTTGTTTACACAAAAAAATTATATAGAAATTCGACCTATTGCTCCGGATCCCCGTTTACTAGGAAGATAAGAATCAAAAGGATCGAACTACCTACTCATTATTCGGAGGTGAATCATAGAACACTAAAAGCTGTGGTATCTTATGGACCTAACATAGGTCACATCCCTCACGACATAAGATTGAAAGATCCAAACCTTCCTCTTCAGAGCGAAAACGGACGTGGCCAAAACATATAA